The Desulforegulaceae bacterium genome includes a window with the following:
- the tolQ gene encoding protein TolQ, which produces MGHSFSVFSIVSSAGLVVKLVLLILLFFSITSWAIIFLKFFSMRKAEKETETFGQTFWKSKNISEAYSNTKNLSNTPVARVFRIGYSELRRFDNITGVHPGGKISRDSSRAAVTIRRKLKNGVSEEMKRLVKTVPFLATVGNTAPFIGLFGTVWGIMDSFHGIGMSKSVSLAVVAPGISEALVATAFGLGVAIPSVIAFNYFSNKLDSLNTSLESFSADFLNLIEYEVFRSGNN; this is translated from the coding sequence ATGGGACATTCCTTCAGTGTTTTTTCAATAGTTTCATCTGCAGGATTGGTGGTGAAACTCGTACTTCTGATTCTTTTGTTTTTTTCAATAACTTCCTGGGCAATAATTTTTCTTAAATTTTTTTCCATGAGAAAAGCAGAAAAAGAAACCGAAACTTTTGGTCAGACTTTCTGGAAATCTAAAAACATTTCTGAGGCTTATTCAAATACAAAAAATTTAAGTAATACTCCTGTGGCAAGAGTTTTTCGAATAGGATATTCTGAGCTTAGGCGCTTTGATAATATTACAGGGGTTCATCCAGGCGGCAAGATTTCAAGAGACAGCTCCAGGGCAGCAGTGACTATTCGAAGAAAGCTTAAAAATGGAGTTTCAGAGGAAATGAAAAGGCTTGTTAAAACGGTTCCTTTTCTTGCCACTGTAGGAAACACAGCTCCTTTTATTGGGCTTTTTGGAACTGTGTGGGGAATTATGGACTCATTTCACGGGATAGGGATGTCTAAAAGTGTAAGCCTTGCTGTTGTAGCTCCTGGAATTTCTGAAGCTCTTGTTGCAACAGCTTTTGGGCTTGGAGTTGCCATACCTTCTGTTATAGCTTTTAATTATTTTTCAAATAAGCTTGATTCATTAAACACCTCTTTAGAGTCTTTTTCAGCAGATTTTTTAAATTTAATCGAATATGAAGTTTTTAGATCTGGAAATAATTAA
- a CDS encoding electron transfer flavoprotein subunit alpha/FixB family protein, which yields MAQFFAYVQHADGVIEDTAGELVAAAKAMGADSVTAIVTGSGIDAAASAAGEFFNEVYKVDNDALAYPNAEVVRKAVAAIVPADAVILMSHTTFAMDLAPGLSIVTDSAFLADVTGIDGVDGSTLKVVRTELGGSISAHVNADIANGAVITLRPGSVEAAAGGVGGAVVDKSADAGDLSAKRKFLEVVALEAGEVDITTAEVLVSVGRGIEDEDNIELAMELKEAIGSKAEVACSRPIVDAKWLEHSRQVGTSGLSVKPNVYLALGISGSFQHLGGIKGGVLIAVNKNPNAPIFQVADYGIEADILDFIPALTEKIKDL from the coding sequence ATGGCACAATTTTTCGCATATGTACAGCACGCTGATGGCGTAATTGAAGATACAGCAGGTGAACTTGTTGCTGCTGCAAAAGCAATGGGAGCTGATTCTGTAACTGCTATAGTAACAGGCTCAGGCATTGATGCTGCAGCCTCTGCTGCTGGTGAATTTTTTAATGAAGTTTATAAAGTTGACAATGATGCTCTTGCATATCCAAATGCTGAAGTTGTAAGAAAAGCTGTTGCAGCTATTGTTCCTGCAGATGCAGTTATTCTTATGTCCCATACTACTTTTGCAATGGATTTGGCTCCAGGACTTTCCATAGTAACAGATTCAGCATTTCTTGCTGACGTTACAGGAATTGACGGGGTTGACGGTTCTACTCTTAAAGTTGTTAGAACTGAGCTTGGCGGAAGTATCAGTGCTCATGTAAACGCTGATATTGCAAATGGTGCAGTTATCACTCTTCGTCCTGGTTCAGTAGAGGCTGCGGCTGGAGGAGTTGGTGGTGCAGTTGTTGATAAATCAGCTGATGCAGGAGATTTGTCTGCTAAGCGTAAGTTTCTTGAGGTTGTTGCTCTTGAAGCTGGCGAAGTTGATATTACCACAGCTGAAGTTCTTGTTTCAGTTGGTCGTGGTATTGAAGATGAAGACAATATCGAACTTGCCATGGAACTTAAAGAGGCAATCGGTTCAAAGGCTGAAGTAGCATGTTCACGCCCTATAGTTGACGCAAAATGGCTTGAGCATTCACGTCAGGTTGGTACCTCTGGTTTAAGTGTGAAGCCAAATGTTTATCTTGCTCTTGGAATCAGTGGCTCCTTCCAGCACTTGGGCGGTATTAAGGGCGGTGTTCTAATAGCTGTTAACAAAAACCCGAATGCTCCAATTTTTCAGGTAGCAGATTATGGTATTGAAGCAGATATTCTTGATTTTATCCCAGCTCTTACAGAAAAAATTAAAGATCTTTAA
- a CDS encoding ExbD/TolR family protein: MGFLSNKNKYISEINVTPFVDVMLVLLIIFMVTAPMMIQGENVELPESGSGSIAGESVKWVITITKEGDYFFNDEKIGVDYLSDFLKNKLKSEKTPPEVFIKGDKSTLYGNVVAAMSEIKSAGIENVGMITVPVSKD; this comes from the coding sequence ATGGGCTTTTTATCAAACAAAAACAAATATATATCAGAAATAAATGTAACTCCCTTTGTTGATGTTATGCTTGTTCTACTTATTATTTTTATGGTTACAGCCCCAATGATGATTCAGGGAGAAAATGTGGAACTTCCCGAGTCAGGCTCAGGGAGTATTGCAGGTGAGTCTGTTAAATGGGTTATAACCATAACAAAAGAAGGTGATTATTTTTTTAACGACGAAAAAATTGGAGTTGATTATCTTTCCGATTTTTTAAAGAACAAGCTTAAGTCTGAGAAAACTCCTCCTGAGGTATTCATAAAAGGTGATAAAAGCACATTGTATGGGAATGTAGTGGCTGCAATGTCTGAAATCAAATCTGCAGGAATAGAAAATGTTGGAATGATAACAGTTCCGGTTTCAAAGGATTAG
- a CDS encoding (Fe-S)-binding protein, which produces MNPIIVAPAHYSFFGIPLVLLSIAIPLVGVGLWVYIMAKRVAPLVRARNDERMDNIPQRVFMVLKIWLLQWRQPRYMMAGVLHIVIFFGFLALALRSSLLVIIGVVPDFALPGLADNQIGGIIYNTIKDYAATFVFFACVMAAVRRGIFRPERYEVPERFGKNHNAEAVFVLMIICTLMISESMFDASLLVAATHATGEAHFVAPATLAWFFKNIFMDTPVEKLQAIHLSAYYVHDFTFFFFLCFLPLGKHFHVITSIFNVFFMRLRKGNIKPPVYGLTDEETENLDSIGVKKLEDFTWKHILDFYTCADCGRCSDNCPAATVGRALSPRFITIRGRDAIFKHYPLSGDITKSGDVVGDIFDADEIWSCTTCGACEEECPIGIEYIDKIVDMRRGLVDNGDVPQTLQKPLQQLTSRGNAWGKSPKKRGGWMKDYAEEEAIKVLDGETTADTLFFVDSISSYDDRMIEITKATVNILRKAGIDFGVLGAKEKDSGNEVLRFGEELLYKELRDHNIEMIKESGAKRIVTSDPHAYNALKNDYPDLGIPIEHIVEVVARSIKTGALRLNPVEDASNIYTYHDPCYLGRHNDIYEAPREALMAIPNLKLSEMLRSRDRSFCCSGGGLMLFYEPEEEERMGVLRVRMAAKAGANVMVTACPFCMVNMEDGIKVANMEDKMVAIDFVELIDRHLA; this is translated from the coding sequence ATGAACCCAATTATAGTAGCTCCTGCTCACTACTCATTTTTCGGAATACCACTTGTGCTGCTTTCAATAGCTATACCACTTGTGGGAGTCGGACTTTGGGTATACATCATGGCAAAAAGGGTTGCGCCTCTTGTTAGAGCCCGCAACGATGAAAGAATGGATAATATTCCACAAAGAGTCTTCATGGTTCTTAAAATCTGGCTTCTTCAGTGGAGACAACCCCGTTATATGATGGCAGGGGTTTTACATATTGTCATTTTCTTTGGTTTCTTAGCATTGGCGCTAAGGTCTTCGCTTTTGGTAATTATTGGTGTGGTTCCTGACTTTGCTCTTCCAGGGCTTGCTGATAATCAGATTGGCGGAATTATCTACAACACAATCAAGGACTATGCTGCAACATTTGTGTTCTTTGCTTGTGTTATGGCAGCAGTTAGAAGAGGAATCTTCAGGCCCGAGCGTTATGAAGTGCCAGAGAGATTTGGTAAAAATCATAATGCAGAAGCTGTTTTTGTTCTTATGATTATTTGTACACTGATGATTTCTGAGAGTATGTTTGATGCCTCACTATTAGTTGCAGCCACTCACGCAACTGGCGAAGCTCACTTTGTTGCACCAGCAACTCTTGCATGGTTTTTTAAAAATATTTTTATGGACACCCCTGTTGAAAAGCTTCAGGCAATTCATTTGTCAGCATACTATGTCCATGACTTCACATTCTTTTTCTTTCTTTGCTTTCTTCCTCTTGGAAAGCATTTCCATGTTATTACATCTATTTTTAATGTTTTTTTCATGCGTCTTAGAAAGGGTAATATCAAGCCCCCTGTATACGGACTTACAGATGAAGAAACTGAAAATCTTGACTCAATAGGTGTTAAAAAGCTTGAAGACTTTACATGGAAGCATATTCTTGATTTTTATACATGCGCAGACTGTGGAAGATGTTCGGATAATTGCCCTGCAGCAACAGTAGGACGTGCACTTTCCCCAAGATTTATAACAATCAGGGGTCGTGATGCAATATTCAAGCATTATCCTTTATCCGGGGATATAACAAAATCAGGTGATGTTGTAGGCGATATTTTTGATGCAGACGAAATCTGGTCATGTACAACCTGTGGTGCATGTGAAGAAGAATGCCCCATTGGAATAGAATATATCGATAAAATTGTTGATATGAGAAGAGGGTTGGTTGATAATGGTGACGTTCCCCAGACTCTTCAAAAACCGCTTCAGCAGCTTACTAGCAGAGGTAATGCCTGGGGTAAATCACCTAAGAAGCGTGGCGGCTGGATGAAGGATTATGCCGAAGAAGAAGCCATTAAGGTTCTTGACGGAGAAACAACAGCAGACACACTTTTCTTTGTTGACTCTATTTCTTCCTATGATGACAGAATGATTGAAATAACAAAGGCCACTGTTAATATACTTAGGAAGGCTGGCATAGATTTCGGTGTTCTTGGAGCAAAAGAAAAGGATTCAGGTAACGAAGTTTTAAGATTTGGAGAAGAACTCCTGTATAAAGAGCTAAGAGATCATAACATAGAGATGATCAAGGAGTCTGGAGCAAAGAGAATTGTTACTTCTGACCCACATGCTTATAATGCTTTGAAAAATGATTATCCAGATCTTGGCATTCCAATTGAGCATATTGTGGAAGTTGTTGCAAGAAGCATTAAAACAGGTGCTCTCAGGCTTAATCCGGTTGAGGACGCTTCAAATATTTACACCTATCATGATCCATGCTATCTTGGTCGTCATAATGATATTTACGAGGCACCAAGAGAAGCTCTTATGGCAATACCCAACCTGAAGCTTTCGGAAATGCTTAGGAGCCGTGACAGGTCTTTTTGCTGTTCAGGTGGAGGGCTGATGCTTTTCTATGAGCCAGAAGAAGAAGAAAGAATGGGTGTTCTTAGAGTAAGAATGGCTGCAAAAGCTGGTGCAAATGTTATGGTTACAGCATGTCCTTTCTGTATGGTAAATATGGAAGACGGAATTAAGGTTGCCAACATGGAAGATAAAATGGTAGCTATAGATTTTGTTGAACTTATAGACAGACATCTTGCTTAA
- a CDS encoding ABC transporter permease — MKTDKFGMAKKRFLLFKQNKRGYYSSIVFIILFVLTLFAEFIANDKPIFVKYENKFFFPVFIEYPETDFGGDFLTEADYRDSYVQELINEKGFMIWPLIRFSYDTINYDLKSPAPSPPGSENFLGTDDQGRDVLARLIYGFRISVLFGLCLSVFGSLIGIAAGAVQGYFGGRIDLLGQRIIEIWSGMPVLYLLIILSGFVQPSFFWLLFIMLLFSWMSLVDVVRAEFLRCRNLEYVMAAKALGVSDLRIMTRHMLPNAMIAAMTFFPFILNSSITTLTSLDFLGFGMPAGSPSLGELLAQGKENIQAPWLGISAFITLSLMLSLLIFTGEAARDAFDPRVEG, encoded by the coding sequence TTGAAAACCGATAAATTTGGGATGGCAAAAAAAAGATTTCTTTTGTTTAAGCAGAACAAAAGAGGGTATTATTCTTCAATAGTTTTTATAATACTTTTTGTTCTTACCTTGTTTGCTGAATTTATCGCAAATGACAAACCCATTTTTGTTAAATACGAAAACAAGTTTTTTTTTCCTGTTTTTATTGAATATCCTGAAACAGATTTTGGCGGAGATTTTTTAACTGAAGCAGATTATCGTGATTCTTATGTTCAGGAGCTTATAAATGAAAAAGGCTTTATGATCTGGCCTTTGATAAGATTTTCCTATGATACAATAAATTATGATTTAAAATCCCCGGCTCCTTCCCCTCCTGGGAGTGAAAATTTTCTAGGAACTGATGATCAGGGCAGGGATGTTTTAGCAAGGCTTATTTACGGATTCAGGATTTCAGTTCTTTTTGGCCTTTGTCTTTCTGTTTTCGGCTCTTTAATAGGAATAGCAGCCGGTGCTGTTCAAGGATATTTTGGAGGAAGGATCGATCTTTTAGGTCAAAGAATAATTGAAATCTGGTCAGGAATGCCTGTTTTATATCTTCTTATTATTTTGTCAGGTTTTGTCCAGCCAAGTTTTTTCTGGCTTCTTTTTATCATGCTTTTATTTTCATGGATGAGTCTTGTCGATGTTGTAAGAGCCGAGTTTTTAAGATGCAGAAACCTTGAATATGTAATGGCTGCAAAAGCTTTAGGGGTTTCAGATCTTAGAATAATGACAAGACATATGCTTCCCAATGCAATGATTGCTGCAATGACTTTTTTCCCTTTTATTTTAAATAGCTCAATAACTACACTTACCTCCCTTGATTTTTTAGGATTTGGAATGCCGGCAGGCTCTCCTTCCCTTGGTGAGCTTCTTGCCCAGGGAAAGGAAAATATCCAAGCTCCCTGGCTTGGAATTTCTGCTTTTATAACTTTATCTCTTATGCTTAGTCTTTTGATTTTTACAGGAGAAGCTGCAAGGGATGCTTTTGATCCAAGGGTTGAGGGATAA
- a CDS encoding dipeptide ABC transporter ATP-binding protein, with protein sequence MLLIQGLRDKMENDFILEIKNLDISFNKKVGKSINSVKSLSFTLRQKETLAIVGESGSGKSITAKSIIGLLPKPPFCEVSGEILYKNTDLLKMPESYIQKLRTKKIAMIFQEPMSSLNPLHKIGNQIGEVFLIHSGKKIKETRKKVVELLKMVGIQEAEKRYDSYPHQLSGGQRQRVMIAMAIAQNPDILIADEPTTALDVTVQAEILKLLDDLKQRLSMSMIFISHDLLLVKSIADKVLVMKEGKALEYGNSKDVFENPSHEYTKKLMGSDNDFGFDESLSDEIVLEAKNLKVWFPIKKGILKRTKGFIKACDKINFSLKKGETLGIVGESGSGKTTLGLSLLRLIDSRGEIYFKNKRIDNLKPSLLREIRSQIQVVFQDPFGSLNPRMTVFEIISEGLLVHKKFDLQKRKKIVKDVLKEVMLPFDSLNHYPHEFSGGQRQRIAIARALVVEPEVILLDEPTSSLDRTVQFQVISLLKNIQKKHGISYIFISHDLKLVKEIATRTIVMKEGKIIEENNTRELFLNPVNEYTKKLINASFFKRLTG encoded by the coding sequence ATGCTTTTGATCCAAGGGTTGAGGGATAAAATGGAAAATGATTTTATTTTAGAGATAAAAAACCTTGATATAAGTTTCAACAAAAAGGTTGGAAAAAGTATTAATTCAGTAAAATCTCTTAGTTTTACACTCAGGCAAAAGGAAACTCTTGCAATTGTTGGAGAAAGCGGTTCTGGAAAGTCTATTACTGCAAAATCAATAATTGGGCTTTTGCCCAAACCTCCTTTTTGTGAGGTTAGCGGTGAAATTTTATATAAAAATACAGATCTTTTAAAAATGCCTGAATCATATATTCAGAAATTGAGAACAAAAAAAATTGCAATGATTTTTCAAGAACCCATGTCCTCTTTAAATCCCCTTCATAAAATCGGCAATCAGATTGGAGAGGTTTTTTTAATTCATTCCGGTAAAAAAATCAAAGAAACAAGAAAAAAAGTGGTTGAGCTCTTGAAAATGGTGGGAATTCAAGAGGCTGAAAAAAGATATGATTCATATCCTCATCAGCTTTCTGGAGGTCAAAGGCAAAGGGTGATGATTGCAATGGCAATTGCGCAAAATCCTGATATTTTAATTGCAGATGAGCCAACCACTGCCCTTGATGTAACTGTTCAGGCTGAGATTTTAAAGCTTTTGGATGATTTAAAGCAAAGACTTTCAATGTCCATGATTTTTATAAGCCATGATCTTCTTCTTGTTAAAAGCATTGCTGATAAAGTCCTTGTAATGAAAGAAGGAAAGGCTTTGGAGTATGGAAATTCAAAAGATGTTTTTGAAAATCCTTCCCATGAGTATACAAAAAAACTCATGGGTTCAGACAACGATTTTGGATTTGATGAGAGTTTAAGTGATGAAATAGTTTTAGAGGCAAAAAATTTAAAGGTCTGGTTTCCCATTAAAAAAGGAATTTTAAAAAGAACAAAAGGTTTTATCAAAGCTTGCGATAAAATAAATTTTTCACTTAAAAAAGGTGAAACTCTTGGAATTGTGGGAGAAAGTGGTTCAGGAAAAACAACCCTTGGTCTTTCACTTTTAAGGCTCATTGATTCAAGGGGTGAAATTTATTTTAAAAACAAAAGAATTGATAATTTAAAGCCTTCACTTTTAAGGGAAATCCGATCCCAAATTCAGGTTGTTTTTCAAGATCCCTTTGGGAGCTTAAACCCCAGGATGACTGTTTTTGAAATTATCTCAGAAGGACTTCTTGTCCATAAAAAATTTGATCTCCAAAAACGAAAAAAAATTGTAAAAGATGTTTTAAAAGAAGTAATGTTACCTTTTGATAGCCTTAATCATTATCCCCATGAGTTTTCAGGAGGACAAAGACAAAGAATTGCAATTGCAAGGGCATTGGTGGTTGAGCCTGAGGTTATCCTGCTGGATGAACCCACTTCATCTTTGGACAGAACAGTTCAGTTTCAAGTAATAAGTCTTTTGAAAAATATTCAGAAAAAACATGGGATTTCCTATATATTCATTTCCCATGATTTAAAGCTTGTAAAAGAAATAGCAACCAGGACAATAGTTATGAAAGAGGGTAAAATTATTGAAGAAAACAATACAAGAGAGCTTTTTTTAAATCCTGTAAATGAATATACAAAAAAGCTTATAAATGCTTCTTTTTTTAAGAGATTAACTGGTTAA
- a CDS encoding acyl-CoA dehydrogenase encodes MAQVISEKRDVEFVLHEQLEVGEFSKFEKFAAFNKKTIDMIIREARKLAIDEIYPTFKDGDEVGCTFEGNGVVKIPESFVRVYDLLKDGEWTAMTEDPEWGGQGMPKSVALAASEYFNGANYPLMMYPGLTHGCGKLIEVFGTEEQKAIYLKKVYTGEWCGTMLLTEPAAGSDVGALETVAIPQGDGTYKIKGQKIFISGGEQTQLSDNIIHPVLARIEGAPAGTRGISLFLVPKFRVNEDGSVGEFNDVTCTGIEHKMGIHGNCTCTLALGEKDDCIGTLLGEENKGMSHMFLMMNEARQLVGLQGFACASASYLNAVNYAKDRVQGADLTNPKAGGVTIINHPDVRRQLLIMKSYVEAMRSILYYLAMCYDKAETTDNEDDKMMWEGLAEILTPIGKGYVTDKAFEICSHGMQVYGGYGFIEEYPQAQLLRDCRITLIYEGTNGIQAMDLLGRKLGMKKGKLFMDLSAQISKTIGEAKKVEGVSDLAERVEAVLNKLGEVAMHLGKTAMSDKVKTAFAQAHPFMEVTGDVCSAWMLLWRATIAQQKLGKKKKEDIFYNGLIKSAQYFINSVLPVTMGKMQAILDNDSAAIEIEEASFVS; translated from the coding sequence ATGGCACAGGTAATTTCAGAAAAAAGAGATGTGGAATTCGTTTTGCATGAACAGCTTGAAGTTGGCGAATTCAGCAAGTTTGAAAAGTTTGCCGCATTTAATAAAAAAACTATAGATATGATAATCAGAGAAGCAAGAAAGCTTGCTATTGATGAAATTTATCCTACTTTTAAGGATGGTGACGAGGTTGGCTGTACTTTTGAAGGAAATGGGGTTGTAAAAATTCCTGAGTCTTTTGTAAGAGTTTACGATCTTCTTAAAGACGGTGAGTGGACAGCCATGACTGAAGATCCAGAGTGGGGTGGTCAGGGAATGCCGAAATCAGTAGCTCTTGCTGCAAGTGAGTATTTTAATGGAGCAAACTATCCGCTTATGATGTATCCAGGGCTAACCCATGGGTGTGGAAAGCTTATTGAAGTTTTTGGTACAGAAGAGCAAAAGGCTATCTATCTTAAAAAAGTATACACTGGAGAATGGTGCGGAACCATGCTTCTTACAGAGCCTGCAGCCGGCTCAGATGTTGGTGCTCTGGAAACGGTTGCAATTCCCCAGGGTGACGGCACTTATAAGATTAAAGGTCAGAAAATATTTATTTCAGGCGGTGAGCAGACTCAATTGTCAGATAATATAATTCATCCTGTGCTTGCAAGGATTGAAGGTGCTCCTGCCGGAACAAGAGGTATTTCACTTTTTCTTGTTCCAAAATTCAGGGTCAATGAAGATGGTTCAGTTGGCGAATTCAACGATGTTACCTGTACAGGTATTGAACACAAAATGGGTATCCATGGCAACTGTACATGTACACTTGCACTTGGTGAAAAAGACGATTGTATAGGAACTCTTCTTGGCGAAGAAAACAAAGGTATGAGCCATATGTTCCTTATGATGAATGAAGCAAGACAGCTTGTTGGTCTACAGGGATTTGCCTGTGCTTCAGCATCTTATCTCAATGCTGTAAACTATGCCAAGGATAGAGTTCAGGGTGCTGATCTTACCAATCCAAAAGCAGGCGGAGTTACAATTATAAACCATCCTGATGTAAGGCGTCAGCTTCTTATAATGAAGTCTTATGTTGAGGCAATGAGAAGTATTCTTTATTATCTGGCAATGTGCTATGATAAAGCAGAAACTACTGATAATGAAGATGATAAAATGATGTGGGAAGGCCTTGCAGAAATCCTTACTCCAATTGGGAAGGGATATGTAACAGACAAAGCCTTTGAAATCTGCTCCCATGGAATGCAGGTTTACGGAGGATACGGATTTATTGAAGAGTATCCCCAGGCACAGCTTTTAAGAGATTGCCGTATCACCTTGATTTATGAAGGAACAAACGGTATTCAGGCAATGGACCTTCTTGGGCGTAAGCTTGGTATGAAAAAAGGAAAGCTTTTCATGGATCTTTCAGCCCAGATTTCCAAAACAATAGGCGAGGCCAAGAAGGTTGAAGGGGTATCAGATCTTGCTGAAAGAGTAGAGGCTGTGCTCAATAAGCTTGGTGAAGTTGCAATGCATCTTGGAAAAACTGCTATGAGCGATAAAGTGAAAACTGCTTTTGCACAGGCACATCCGTTTATGGAAGTTACCGGAGACGTTTGTTCTGCATGGATGCTTTTGTGGAGAGCAACAATTGCACAGCAGAAGCTTGGAAAAAAGAAAAAAGAAGATATTTTCTACAATGGTCTCATTAAGTCAGCTCAGTATTTTATCAACTCTGTTCTTCCTGTTACCATGGGTAAGATGCAGGCTATATTGGATAATGATTCAGCTGCAATTGAGATTGAAGAAGCATCATTTGTTTCCTGA
- a CDS encoding TonB family protein, whose protein sequence is MDRENNRPNEPGLFVFVIFSIVFHCLIFSMGLINLKFGKSDFDYQKNSLNVSVVYSSEAEFDKKEVAPVKASGKNLDIEPAKVDKIPEIEDIEPAKVDKIPEIEDIEPVKADKIPEIEDKKPVFSGAKKKLPKKEVKEVIASQKKNLEKNKDLAKNKLTKEIAQLKKEIEKSDTDSTDKVLEDIKSFKKAISSQNQGKDQKSDSMFSDLEKGAEKSEKIDIYRYRIAYEVERQWALPNDFFNADGVLETSIVFTVLPDGKIQNIWFDRKSGNEYLDNSVYRAVKKAEPLPPHPEGLEEKSVMVGLRFTPEGLR, encoded by the coding sequence GTGGATAGAGAAAATAACAGGCCAAATGAGCCTGGATTATTTGTTTTTGTAATTTTTTCTATTGTTTTTCATTGTCTTATTTTTTCCATGGGATTGATTAATTTAAAATTTGGAAAATCTGACTTTGATTATCAAAAAAATTCTTTGAATGTCAGTGTTGTTTATTCATCTGAAGCAGAATTTGATAAAAAGGAAGTGGCACCAGTAAAAGCGTCAGGAAAGAATTTAGACATCGAGCCGGCAAAAGTTGATAAAATCCCAGAGATAGAAGATATTGAGCCGGCAAAAGTTGATAAAATCCCAGAGATAGAAGATATTGAGCCGGTAAAAGCTGATAAAATTCCAGAGATAGAAGATAAAAAGCCGGTTTTTTCAGGAGCTAAAAAGAAGCTGCCCAAAAAAGAAGTAAAGGAAGTTATAGCTTCTCAAAAGAAAAACCTTGAGAAAAACAAGGATTTGGCAAAAAATAAATTAACAAAAGAGATTGCTCAACTCAAAAAAGAAATAGAAAAAAGTGATACAGATTCTACTGATAAAGTTTTAGAGGATATAAAATCATTTAAAAAAGCGATAAGTTCCCAGAACCAGGGAAAAGATCAAAAATCAGACTCTATGTTTTCTGATCTTGAAAAAGGGGCAGAAAAATCGGAAAAAATAGATATATACAGATATAGAATTGCATATGAGGTTGAAAGACAATGGGCTTTACCCAATGATTTTTTTAATGCAGATGGTGTGCTGGAGACCTCTATTGTTTTCACAGTGCTTCCTGATGGTAAAATTCAAAATATCTGGTTTGACAGGAAATCAGGGAATGAATATTTGGACAATTCTGTTTATAGAGCTGTTAAAAAAGCAGAACCTCTTCCTCCTCACCCAGAAGGGCTGGAAGAAAAATCAGTTATGGTAGGCCTTAGGTTTACCCCTGAAGGTTTGAGGTGA
- a CDS encoding electron transfer flavoprotein subunit beta/FixA family protein: MEILVCVKNVPDVGEEEIELDGNDLDYDELTYVVNEWDNYAVEEAIQIADKVGGNVTVITVGDEDADEVLRREMAMGAGSAIHLEDEAFEKSDARGVASILKAAVEKGKYDLILTGAQADAGYGAVGGMLAAMLDYPYASLVNKIEVGEGKLTVGREIEGGNTELNEIELPCVLSIQTGINEPRYVGIRGIKQVSGVEIPTFDAAALGIDESAVGEEGAIVKRQDYFVPESGEGAEMLEGSDDEIIDKLIEILRANGGL, translated from the coding sequence ATGGAAATTTTAGTTTGTGTAAAAAATGTCCCTGATGTAGGGGAAGAAGAAATCGAACTAGACGGCAACGATCTTGATTACGACGAACTTACATATGTTGTAAACGAGTGGGATAACTATGCCGTTGAAGAAGCTATTCAGATAGCTGACAAAGTTGGCGGAAACGTTACTGTTATTACAGTTGGTGACGAAGATGCTGACGAAGTGCTTCGCCGTGAAATGGCAATGGGTGCTGGAAGTGCAATTCATCTTGAAGATGAAGCTTTTGAGAAGTCAGATGCAAGAGGTGTTGCTTCAATTCTTAAGGCTGCTGTTGAAAAGGGCAAGTATGACCTTATTCTTACAGGTGCCCAGGCTGACGCAGGTTATGGTGCTGTAGGCGGTATGCTTGCTGCAATGCTTGACTACCCATATGCTTCTCTTGTTAACAAGATTGAAGTTGGAGAAGGAAAGCTTACTGTAGGCCGTGAAATTGAAGGCGGAAACACAGAACTGAACGAAATAGAACTACCATGCGTTCTTTCAATTCAGACAGGTATCAATGAGCCTAGATATGTCGGTATTAGAGGTATCAAGCAGGTTTCCGGTGTTGAAATTCCAACGTTTGACGCAGCAGCTCTTGGTATTGACGAGTCTGCCGTAGGTGAGGAAGGCGCAATAGTTAAGCGTCAGGATTATTTTGTTCCTGAATCTGGTGAAGGCGCTGAGATGCTTGAGGGTAGCGATGATGAAATCATTGATAAACTCATTGAAATCCTAAGAGCAAATGGAGGGCTATAA